A single Salmo trutta chromosome 14, fSalTru1.1, whole genome shotgun sequence DNA region contains:
- the LOC115147832 gene encoding uncharacterized protein LOC115147832 — MLPCTIVQRELSPNQRWPNEVSAKTNPQVKHHIHYAFTADGLNMEEQFCPVESLKEVALLQCAHSWAGLGCAGTHKLPTASVSKAAVEVLEAKTTCVTVDGVSRYATLLRKKNTFSLEAPPTAVMALVGAIEHHLMHNPKQATVYNKELAIESQLRCEVFFTVVAQRFIFLCSTTAPFDSYPSIAGERVLNHPEKPCYLWFIMEFCEGVDLNQFILSRRPDLRTNNSFMLQLTSAVAFLHENNIVHPDFKPDIILISEKAGTPVLKVADFGLSKLCAGLGGAGKDKAGEDKNENVVNVNKFWLSSACGSDFYMAPEVWEGHYTGKADIFALDINIWAMLEWITFMDSESKRDLLGTYVKQGTDIVPVGEALLQNQKMILNIPQKRKSSMSDGVKKLLQDMLAVNPQDRPDVLELQNRMDKVTCCMTPPPYTFFPQACWDTSYATSGSAPPPPPPPPPNLHPFGPNPSVKCLCLEEVEWMITGFLCSALKR; from the exons ATGCTGCCCTGCACAATCGTTCAGAGAGAACTATCACCCAACCAGAGGTGGCCCAACGAGGTGTCTGCTAAGACCAACCCACAGGTGAAACATCACATCCACTATGCCTTCACCGCAGACGGGTTAAACATGGAAGAacagttttgtcccgtggaatcaCTGAAGGAG GTGGCCCTGTTGCAGTGTGCACacagctgggctgggctgggctgtgcaGGGACTCACAAGCTTCCTACAGCATCTGTCAG CAAAGCTGCAGTGGAGGTGCTAGAGGCCAAAACTACCTGTGTCACTGTGGATGGAGTGTCCCGCTATGCTACACTTCTCCGTAAGAAGAACACATTCAGTCTGGAAGCACCTCCCACAGCTGTAATGGCCCTCGTTGGAGCTATAGAGCATCACCTAATGCACAACCCTAAGCAAGCCACTGTGTACAACAAGGAACTAGCTATCGAGAGCCAGCTACGCTGTGAAG TATTTTTCACAGTAGTGGCTCAGAGGTTCATTTTCCTGTGTTCTACCACTGCACCTTTTGACTCATATCCATCCATTGCAGGCGAGAGAGTACTGAACCACCCCGAGAAACCCTGCTACCTGTGGTTCATCATGGAGTTCTGTGAAGGTGTGGACCTGAACCAGTTCATCCTGTCACGACGACCCGACCTGCGGACCAACAACAGCTTCATGCTTCAGCTGACAAGCGCCGTCGCCTTTCTGCACGAAAACAACATTGTTCACCCCGACTTCAAGCCTGACATCATCCTCATCTCTGAGAAAGCAGGGACACCGGTTCTAAAAGTGGCTGACTTTGGCCTCAGCAAGTTGTGTGCCGGCCTAGGGGGTGCCGGGAAGGACAAAGCGGGCGAGGACAAGAACGAAAATGTTGTCAACGTCAACAAGTTCTGGCTGTCGTCGGCATGCGGCTCAGACTTCTACATGGCGCCCGAGGTGTGGGAGGGCCACTACACAGGCAAGGCTGACATCTTCGCCCTGGACATCAACATCTGGGCTATGCTGGAGTGGATCACCTTCATGGACTCTGAGTCCAAGCGCGATCTCCTGGGAACATACGTGAAGCAGGGCACCGACATCGTGCCTGTCGGCGAGGCGCTGCTACAGAACCAAAAGATGATACTGAACATCCCGCAGAAGCGCAAGTCCTCCATGTCGGACGGGGTGAAGAAGCTTTTGCAGGACATGCTAGCGGTCAACCCTCAGGACCGGCCCGATGTGCTTGAGCTACAAAACAGGATGGATAAGGTCACGTGCTGCATGACCCCACCCCCctatacttttttcccccag GCATGCTGGGATACCTCTTATGCCACGAGCGGCtcggcgcccccccccccccccccccccccacccaacctCCATCCCTTTGGCCCGAATCCATCTGTCAAATGCCTGTGTTTAGAAGAGGTGGAGTGGATGATCACAGGCTTCCTTTGTTCAGCACTGAAGCGTTGA